The genomic window ATGTGAAACAAGCTTTTCGTATATCCCCTGGTGTGGATTAAAAAAAATAACATCAGAATATTAGATAGATTTAACTCATGCTTTGAGTAAAAAAGGCGAAAAATAGTAGGAATTTGTAACTTTATTGATTCAAAATTATCCCTTAAAAACTAATAGGACAGTTGACAAACTGTCACTCAAAAAAAAGATAAACCCGACAAAAAGGATCGGTAATCAACCCTTGGTTATAACTATCAATAGATGCCAAACTAATAATAGTTAAAACGTTGCGGAAACATTCATGGATTCTATTCTTAAATCCTTCTACAATTGGTATCGGGAAAAAATACAACATCCTAAATATCGTTGGCTTATTATTCTTGGAACCGTTGCTTATTTATTGCTTCCCTTTGACATTGCGCCGGATTTTATTCCTATTTTGGGTTGGATCGATGACGGGCTAATTGTATCTCTATTAGTGACCGAATTATCGACTTTGTTTTTAGAACATCGTCAAAAAGGGAGTAAATCATCTATTCCCCAAGAAGATAAGATTAACCAAGAGCAAACGATCGACGTTGAACCCATTTCCTAAATCACCTCAATTAACCATAGATAAGGTAAGAATTTTAGCTGTCTAGGTTTCAAAGCTGGTTACTTCCTAATCAGCTTTATTTTTTTGTCTGAACAAATATAACATTTCTGTAAATCTTCTCCTTTCAGAATGATAACCCCTTGCCTACTGCCTCTGGCAAAAGGAGATCAATGACTGTTCCCTGTCGCCTATCAAAACAAAAGCTTAAAGTTATCTTGTTTTATTGAACTAGAACTCACACATTAACTATAATTGGAGATTGGGAACACCGTAAGCCAAAACGAAGGATTGAATAACAGTGACTGATACCAATTTAGATTTTTTAGCCCAAACCGATCCCACCCTTGCTGCTATGATCCAAGGGGAATTACAACGGCAACGGGAACATTTAGAATTAATCGCTAGTGAAAATTTTACCTCTCCCGCCGTCTTAGCTGCACAAGGCTCGGTGTTGACCAATAAATATGCAGAAGGATTACCGAAAAAACGTTACTATGGCGGTTGTGAATGGGTCGATCAAGCCGAACAATTAGCGATTGATCGTGCCAAAGAGTTATTTGGAGCAGCCCACGCCAACGTCCAACCCCACTCAGGAGCGCAAGCAAATTTTGCTGTTTTCTTAGCTCTTTTGAATCCTGGGGATACCATTATGGGAATGGACCTATCTCATGGTGGCCATTTAACCCACGGTTCTCCTGTGAACGTTTCAGGTAAATGGTTCAAGGTATCTCATTATGGGGTGAGTCCTGACACCGAAAGATTAGACTATGATTCTATTTTAGAATTAGCCAAGAAAGAAAAGCCCAAATTACTGATCTGTGGTTACTCTGCCTATCCGAGAATTATCGAGTTTGATAAGTTTCGGGCGATCGCCGATGAAGTGGGAGCCTACCTCATGGCTGATATTGCCCATATTGCTGGTTTAGTAGCGAGTGGTCATCATCCTAACCCTTTACCTTATTGCGATGTAGTTACCACCACCACCCATAAAACTTTACGGGGTCCAAGAGGTGGCTTGATTATGACGAATAATCCTGAGTTGGGTAAGCAGTTCGATAAGGCCGTATTTCCTGGTACTCAAGGGGGTCCCTTAGAACAGGTGATTGCAGCGAAGGCGGTAGCCTTTGGAGAAGCCCTTAAGCCTGAGTTTAAGGTGTATTCTGGGCAAGTAATTGCCAATGCTCAAGCTCTAGCTAATCAATTAAATCAACGGGGCTTTAAGCTGGTTTCTGGTGGCACTGATAACCACTTAATGCTAGTCGATTTACGCTGCATTGATATGACTGGGAAAGAAGCGGACAAATTAGTGAGTGAAATTAATATTACCGCCAATAAAAATACAGTTCCCTTTGATCCAGAGTCTCCCTTTGTTACCAGTGGTCTAAGGTTAGGTTCCCCTGCTATGACTACCAGAGGATTAGGCGTTGAAGAATTTAGGGAAATTGGTAACATTATCGCTGATTGTTTACTCAATCGCAATGATGAAGCGGTCAAAAAAGATTGTTTGAACCGAGTAAAAGCTTTATGCGATCGCTTTCCCCTCTACCCCCATCTCAATATTCCTGTTCCTGTCTTAGCATAAACTCAGTTTCATCAGTTGTAGGGGTTTATTCCCCTACTTCTTACATTTTGTACCTTTTATTTCGTTAAACTCATATCTTGCACCTTCGATAATATTAGTTAGTTTCTAAGGGTTCAACCATCAGCTATATTCTTACAACCCTGACTGCTGAACGCTGAGTGCTGAATGCTTATATTATTAAGTTTATGTGTTCTAATGCAAGATGTCAGTTAAATATTATCTAACTCTGAACCCCGAACTTCTCACACCGAACTCAAGTTACTGACCAATATCTTCATCCCATAATCGAGGATTCTTTTCTATAAATTGTTTCATTAAATCTTGGCATTCTGCTAGGTCGAGATCAATCACTTCAACCCCATGAGACTCCATAAACTGTTTAGCCCCTGTAAACGTTTTAGATTCTCCTGCAATGACCTTTTTAATATTAAATTGAACCACTGCACCAGCACACAAATAACAAGGCATTAACGTCGAATAAAGTACCGTATCTTGATAATTACCAATTCGTCCGGCATTCCGTAAACAGTCAATTTCTGCATGGGTAATGGGATCACCGTCTTGTACTCGTTTATTGTGTCCCCTGCCGATAATTTTATTATGTTTGACTAACACTGAACCAATGGGAATACCTCCCGTTTTTAACCCCTGCTTCGCTTCTGCGATAGCTGCTTTCATAAACTCATCCATCATCACACTTTCCCTAATCATTAGATAAAGATAAACGAGACAGTATATTATTCATTAACGCTTCAAAATACAAAGATAAAGGAAACTGATAATATTCTAAAACTAACCACAGTAAACAACTCAGATGACAAATAAACGTTAATCCTACCCAAAACCAAGGAAACCAGGCTAAAGGACTATCCGGTAATACAGGAAACAAATAAGCCCCTGTCGCCACGATCAAGGTTGGTAAGAG from Crocosphaera subtropica ATCC 51142 includes these protein-coding regions:
- a CDS encoding YkvA family protein codes for the protein MDSILKSFYNWYREKIQHPKYRWLIILGTVAYLLLPFDIAPDFIPILGWIDDGLIVSLLVTELSTLFLEHRQKGSKSSIPQEDKINQEQTIDVEPIS
- the glyA gene encoding serine hydroxymethyltransferase gives rise to the protein MTDTNLDFLAQTDPTLAAMIQGELQRQREHLELIASENFTSPAVLAAQGSVLTNKYAEGLPKKRYYGGCEWVDQAEQLAIDRAKELFGAAHANVQPHSGAQANFAVFLALLNPGDTIMGMDLSHGGHLTHGSPVNVSGKWFKVSHYGVSPDTERLDYDSILELAKKEKPKLLICGYSAYPRIIEFDKFRAIADEVGAYLMADIAHIAGLVASGHHPNPLPYCDVVTTTTHKTLRGPRGGLIMTNNPELGKQFDKAVFPGTQGGPLEQVIAAKAVAFGEALKPEFKVYSGQVIANAQALANQLNQRGFKLVSGGTDNHLMLVDLRCIDMTGKEADKLVSEINITANKNTVPFDPESPFVTSGLRLGSPAMTTRGLGVEEFREIGNIIADCLLNRNDEAVKKDCLNRVKALCDRFPLYPHLNIPVPVLA
- a CDS encoding nucleoside deaminase → MDEFMKAAIAEAKQGLKTGGIPIGSVLVKHNKIIGRGHNKRVQDGDPITHAEIDCLRNAGRIGNYQDTVLYSTLMPCYLCAGAVVQFNIKKVIAGESKTFTGAKQFMESHGVEVIDLDLAECQDLMKQFIEKNPRLWDEDIGQ